gctttttgttttctttggttGTATATAGTCGGTAGCGCGCGGTTAGTTGCAATGTAATCGAGAAtcatgaaatgaaatgaaaactcAAGatgttttttctctctctctctctctctctctctctctctctctctctctctctctcttgttcttgATAATTTTGAATCAAACACTGATTTCCTTATGAGTTATGGCTGCAATATAATATTCctctttcttttgtgtttttcaGTTGATCATTCTCGATTGATTTCTATCCATTCATAGTATGGCAACTATTGTTGTTACCGTACCTCCCTCCCTCGCTCGCATTTTTCGTTTCTAATTTCCGCTCTTTGGTGAACATTCGATTGGATGGCGGCAACCATTTACTTTGGCGAATCCAGGTTGAAAATGTGATGGACGCAAATGGTTTTTATGGCTATCTTGATGGATCTATTGTTGTTCCTCCATCTCAGATCCGTGATGCTCAGGGAGAACGAGCCCTAAATTCTTTTGGCGTGTCCCACAGTCTTTCTCTCACCCACAACACTTCCATATGTTTTTGGTCTTCATCGTACTCGTGAGGTATGGGAATATCTATGTCAAATAGGTACAATTCTTTCTCTAGGACACTCCTGTGCAAGAACACAGAAAATTCAGTTGTATAATCATACCAAGACTTCTATTGTGGAATCATATATTGACAAAATCAAAGAGTTGTTGGCACGGAAATTAGCTGCAGATGATGATGAATCGATTTTTCATACATTAAGAAGATTACCTAAGGTTTTTAATGGATTCAAGACTGTAAACCGTACAAAGGGAAATACTTGATGAATTAGTTACAATGCTGAATGGTGAGGATTTTGATCAGAGATTCAACTACTACTGTTCTAGTACTAACTACCTTTGATTCAGGATGATTTCAGTTCTTGACGCTGATTTCCCATAATAGTGCTTCACCTGCTATTCTTCCGTGAACATACCATTCCAACATATCAGCCGCTATCACTAGGAAACTGCCTCGTAGTCACTTGCGAAGTTTTGTGGCTTCCCCAATTCGACCGAACGTATAGATAGACAAGTGTTCGTAGGGTGCTAGCACCGGGTTTGTCATTACAAGGGATACGGTTTTTTCCTTTCAGCCATGGATGACTTATAGCTTTTTTGTTCGTATATAAAGAGGATTCGAAATTCTCTTGCATTCCAAAGACATAATGTCACACCCCATCCCGAAAAACATCACGATAAATAATTTCCCAAATGGGATGGACACACGCCTGGCTCTGTCCAAACAGTAAATAAAAACACCAGCCAGGTGTTCAACACATAAAAAACTTAATTTGCATATATACGGAAAATAACTGCCATTCAAGACATGCCCACATATACAAGCTCCAAAAATAGGCATATATccaaaagagtcaaaaagctaGACTACTATATCAACAACTCCTGTCTAGACTCTGCGGTGGACCTACGTGCCGACACGCacttgaaaagaaaacattGTGGGGGTTTGAGCTATCAATATGCTTAGTGAATGCTCTTATCCATAATAAGAGAAGCAATATGATAAGTGTTTAAGAATGAATTAAGCGACAATATTGAGCTCAGCAAATAACTTTCCACTTCTTTTATCAacacatataaatatataggCCCTTGGCCATGCCGCCATGGCTATCTCAGCACCAACATAGTActcataacgccactaaggaAAGAATCATAATCACGCCACTAAGGTAATATACTTtccgccactaaggcaatacttGTCACACCACTACGGCAATATCATTCGCGCCACTAAGACTATAATACTCGCAACGCCACTACTAAGGCCATATTcttaacgccactaaggctataTAACAATTAAGTTCAAGTCAAACATGATTATCAccatttaccatttttcacaagCTATACACATTACCATAATCTTCTGTACAAACAGATAAGTACACCCACCTCGAGGCCCATCAAAAAGGTACCAACATGAGttcactccctacgtggagtcGCAGTGCTCGTCGCCGCCTCCGAACTTGGCGTGCAACACATAAATCAACACATATGAGTATTATTATAAAGATACTCATAAAAATGAATGAATTGCAACAATTACTCTAGTGCCATATTCTTTTTAGGCTAACCACATAATAAAATTCAGCACATCGGACCACATAAGAGTGTCAATTTCATAATCAAAAAGTTACCCGATTAGACGAATAGCAACTGGAGTGTAACTTACTTTCTTAGACTCGTCTAGTCCACACATgataaaattctcttttggcAACCATAAGAGAACCATGTTCTTAGTTCCACGCACCAAGCCCAGTTTCCTTCCTTGAAGGACTACATGGTCCAAATTTCACAAATTGCCACTGGAATCCAAAAGCACAACATCTGGTTCAGTCAGATTCGGCATCTAACCCTTATTTTCGGCAACTATAATCCCAGTTCAACACTTGGAAATTATTTTAGACATTTCGGCTCACATCCTAACAGATTACAATGAAATTCAACACTTACAAATTCATTTACAGCAGCTATGGAGATAATTTCCAGTATTTAGCTCACAATTCCTGCACCTAACCACCTGTGTTTGAGTTCTTTTAAGTATACAAGTTTTCCTTTATTAAAGTCCTACTCAAACCCTAGAGTTaatcagagagagaaagagaacgtAAACAAATCACAAAACCCCCCAAAACAAGAAGACAATTAAGAGTACTTTCCACTAACctaattcctttttctttttcttttttttcttctcttttccctcCTTTCCGTTTGCttctttgtttgattctttttttttttggttttctctctcttcacgcACCCATGcatatcttttttttgaagCCCAAGTCATCATATAACTTAGTGAGAGAGAGCCCAATTGCATTACAAAAACAATAGctacgaaaaataaaaagagagaagcCCAATTCATCTTATATTTCATATAACTTACTGAATAAGAATTAGAaaacagaaaagtaaaaataattaaaatataggTCCCTCCCCCTTCCTGAATACCCCCTTCCTGAATACTGGAAGAGGATAAAAAAAGTTTGTGCAACTTAAAGACACCGTGATGATGCGTCCCTTGCCCTTGTGGCACAGATCCACTGCCTCGGGGTCTCAAGATCATCGCCTATAACAATCGGTACATGCCAACTGCCTTGCTCCGATTCCTGAATGACAATTGAATAAGGTGGAGGCATGCGGAGTTCAGGCCTGCCGTTTGAAGTTGCCAATCGAACCTGATGTTTCTCTTTCCATCTCGGGAAGAAATTAGTCACCAAGAGTTGAAACAAGTGATCCCTCATCTCATCATTTGTCACCAGCAAACAGTTACAACTAACAGCCGCAAATAACCAGTACCAATCATCATTTGAACCTCGAGGAGTAGCATAGAGCGCGCCAGACTTATTCCAGCTCTCTAGCAGCTTCTTATTCTTATCATACTGGGCTGGACCACCAGTAACACGGCTTTTATGCAGCACTACGAGTGGTAGTCTCTTTGACGGGCTCATTCGCTGCAACTGTCGTACAATAGAAATAAGCTGGAAAAAGTTGAAATCGTGTTGATTGACAAGCCCCACATTTGCACCATCTACAACTGCATCAAATGGACCATGCTGCTGAAGCCACTCCTGAAACCGCAAAAAATCACCTTTGACCTCTCTTTGGCAAGCCAGACTGGTCAATGAAGTAGCAAAGTTTTCAGCCTCTTTAGGATCAATATCAATGCAAACAAGCTTCTCCCCACAAGATTGGCAAACCCCCTTTTCATCCATGTGTGTCCTTGTAACTCTCCAATTCCCACTCCCCAACCACCCTTGCCCATGccacccccctcccccctttaCAACCCCATCTCTCACCTTTTTCACATCCCAACTCACCCCCCCAACCTTGACAGCCCTCTCTGACGTGAACCAATCCTCCACTACCCTAGCAGTCTCTTCCGCAACCTGCCTCACTGCTGCTCGCAAACGATGCATCAATTCATAAACCCTATCATCCCTCTTAGCTTCAACACTGACCTTCAAAAGAGCCAGAAGCTCAGACTCTTCGGCCAAAACCCCGCATTCCCTCATATGGGCATCAACCTCATAAGCCTTATCACCCATACCCTTGCTACAAAAACCAAACAACGCGGGCTCATACGACCTCAATTTCGGCATCATACCACAACCCTTCATCTTCTTCACCAAATCAAAAGCCATTTCTGGGTCCTCCTTGGCCAATGCCAGCCTCGCCAAACTCGTGAACGTAGCCTCGTTCGGAGCAACCTTGTGAATACCCATTTGCTTAAATATCTCAAAACCCCTCTCTAAACCCAACTTCACCAAATCCTTATCCAATTTCTCACTCACGTTGTCATTTCCATTATAAGAAGAGCATAAATATAGCAATACATTGTAATGGTGTTGGGACAGAGGAATACCATTGGCCCGAGCGACATCATATAGCCGGAGGGCTTCGGCAAGGTCCCCGTTCTTCGAGCAGGTGTCCAACTTCCCTCTAAGTTTGCCCTCGGGGGAATCATAGCGGGCTTTCTTTGACGACTTGCTCGAAAAAGGCTCGCGAATAAGGGCAGCGGTGGCGGTGATTAACAGGTGGGTCGGTTTGTTCATAGAGAAACGTTTGTTGAAACAGCTAGTTCTAGCATTTATGGGGTTCAGGAGGTGGTAACAGTGGTGGAAAAGTGAAGGGCGGAAGCGGGTAGTGGAGTGTACGAAGAGGATTGGGGTTTTGGCGAAGAAGGATACACAGCCAGCGCGCAACAGCATCACTGGTTATATAGGCTTGTCTGTGCTTACAGTAGAATTGTTGGTTCAATGGAGGATTTTGCTTCagaagaagagagggatgaGAAAAgataacagagagagagagaagtatagAGATAGAAACAGACACCTTGGTTTGGAAGGAAGAAAACTGAACGAGTTCTCTGAAACGGTGAGGTGAGATGCGAAGGCCACTGGAGACGGGCAACCGATGACTTGCCTGTTATTTAGGTATTTAAAtgctttaagaatgtgttcattttgagtctcaaaatccaatttctTTCTCTACACATGGTCTGCCATAAgttttctttcaattattaatctcattgcTCTTTCTATATCTCTCAACTCATTACCtaaaaaacctctctcaaaatctaaaccaaactaAATATTAGATTTTTGaaccttaaaattttaaaattttcttgttcATAGTTCGACCCCCGCATTTATCAAATCCTCGTTCCGTCcctaatcaaaatcaacattGTTTGAATTTCAACTCAATCCTTTCTACGTTCATGTACTGTTATAAACAAACGCATAATCCAAGgactatggagagagagagagagagagagagagagagagagagagagagagagagagagagagagagagagagagagtatttgccTTCGGATTACAAATCGAGTATTTTGCCAACCACATATAATTAAAAGGTCGTTCAAATCATTGAAATCCGTTTATATAAACTTCTAATGCTTTTCATGAACTCCCTCTGCctgttcataaaaaaaaaaactcccccAGTCCCATAAAGGATGTGCAAAATCTAACCATTTTTGGTACACCGGATTGCGTGAGACCACCCCAGAGTCGCTGTCAAAATTAAtctcaatcgaatttcgataaaaGCTTTTTGGTCTTTGTGAATTCAAGAACCAAATATCGAATGAATTGGTCAAGCCCTTATTTATGTTCGGATTATATGCGTGAGACTCTGATGTGACTCCCACCCAATTCGGGGTACATTTTGTGTATCCAAATTGGTGTAGGCATAGTTTTCTTTTGTTCCGGTCCATAAAGCTAGCACCTGCCATCAAGACCCAAATCCGATTTATCAAGACGGGGCGCAAATGACTCGCTGCAAAAGTCCAATCCGTTGGCCAAATCAAGACTACGATTCTAGCCcacttcttttctctcttttttttaattttatgtgaTAGGAAGTTAGGTTATCTGAGCTTAGCTAGGGTGTCGATAATGTTCCATTAGCGAACCGATCAAGACATCAACTCGAACCTAGGTAGTAAGTGTAGCTTCATGACCGTTGTGTTAATAAACTGTCCAAGTCAGCTCACTTCTATTAGGTGTATAATACCGTATCAATATTGATAATTAAGGTAAAgaaaaagggaacaaaattgTTGACAAGAAAAATGCGTAAATGAAAAGTACCTAATTTCGGATGATTCGTTTGCTCCATCAAGGAATCATgcagcttcttcttctccttttttttaactGCAAAAacatttcattaatttttgaaattttttttataagcattaatttttgaaattgttaatTACAAAGACCAATAAAAACAATGAGAACGCAATCAAATTTTtaacaaagttgaaaaaaaaaaaaaaaccctatacCCAAACTCAAACTCTCAATTGGCAagataccaaacaaaaaacccCAGAAGGACGAAGCCCACACGGCCGAAACCCAAAGAACAAGCCCaacccaaaaacccaaaaaaaaaaaatttcctaacaCAACAACAGCAAACGAAACCGCCGCCCAACCCCAACTCGGACGTCACAGCCGACTTTCTCCACCAATGGATCACCGCCTAGCCATTAGGCCAAAAACCAGTAACCCAGAGGAGAGAAACCGACGGCATCACtgaacaaaaccacacgaacCAAAGCTCTGACGACTAACCCCTCGGCTTCCACGCCTGCCCCAAACCACCACCGCGCCTCCCACGAAAACTCACGATGGAGAACACGGGAAGAGAGCCAGAGCCCCAGAACAGCGGGATGGCATTCGGGTCATTTGGGGCGGATATTGGCATGTCTGTACCCGATCCCCAAAACCGAAACCCTACCCATATCCGCCCCCATTACCCGAACGGGGAGAAGATCggcgaaccataaccgaaccaaacggggttcgggtaatccccgaactGATTGGGTAACCGAATTTGCTATGGAAAAATCTGGTTGCAAAATTGAAAATACCAACAGTTCagagatttaaaaaaagaaagaaaaagaaaagtgaatcAGGCTTCATTTCCAGCTTGAAATGCCGACTCCATTTGTAGAACTCATCTGTTTAaatggaccaaaaaaaaaaaattggttcaaaCCACAAATCGAATTGCAATAACAGAGAACACACCCACAGATTTTTATATGctattgtcttttctttttttacgcCTAAATAACAACATAGCATAAATTCCTATACTGAAAATCTCAAgaacagagagagggagagagagagagatcgacgATGTTAAAGGGGTACAATGACTGTGTGTGCGTTAAtctggtttagagagagagagagacacctCCGAAGTCAGATCGCCGACTGGAACACAGTAGCGGAGAGTGGAGAGACCATAAATCAAAATGAGGCAGTCAGGCAGACAAAACCCTAAGTAGTCGTggatgtgtgtatatgtatggtatttttgtaattaactTGTTTCTGTTCTGTTTGGTTCGGGTATCTTCTGAATCAGAACCGAACCGAATCCGTTCGGTTATCTCCCACCCTCCACCATACCCACACCCACGGGAAATTTTTCAGTTATGgttcgagaaaaaaaatttgttacgGTTCGAGCACCAATCAATTTGGTTCACTTTAAAAGAAGATTGATGGAACACGGCCATCAAGCTGTTAAAAATAATGTCTTGttgtaattttgtattttgggcaaaaaaaatttaagtttaatTTTGGGCCATAAAATATAAGTATGTAATTGGGCCATGTTTAAGTTATATGTGGTTGGATTAATATGTTGTTTGTAGTTGGGTtaatatgagaattgtgtagGCCCAAGTAAGGTCcaaatttgtgtgtgtgtatacacacacactccgGTTCCCCCGAGGGATTCCGGACAAACCATAAAATGCGGGATTCTGTTTtaagccgttggatctcatccaacggctggGAAAAGAAAGAGCTGCTCGCGGGTTAAAATAGGAAATGGATCGGGTTAAAACCATTCGCGGGTCAGGTTATCACAGAATGGGTTACTCCCCCTTTCTTAATCGTAccagacggagagagagagagaacaacgaagaagaagaagaagaagatggacgCGACGATggaaggtatctctctctcgcgacgaagaagaagaagaaggacgCGACGAcggaagctctctctctctctcatctcgaATTTCTCTCATCTCTGTCGCCCAGAAACCCTAACCCGCGATTTCTGTATTTTCAACAGAAACACGAACGACCACTAGAGATCGACGAAAAAGAAGATCGAAGCGAcgacaggtctctctctctctctcagaaaaCCAGTTATTAGGACCAagtgtttgcttcttttgttggcTTTTTGCTATGACCAagtgtttgcttcttttgttctGGACCTCTGGTTCTCAGGACTTCTAGTTTTGTTTAGTGGGTTGTAATGCTCTTCTAGTCCTATTGCATTTGTTGGTTTGTTCTGGGTATGCTCCTTGGATCCTGTGATTGgttactaaaataaaatttagttaCCAACAAAATTGAGGGTTAGGGTTCTCATCGATTTGTGCCTTTTCAATTTAGAAATAAATATCAGGAAGTTGCGAAGCAATTTGTTCTCTTATTCAGTTCTATGGTAGGATTATGAGAAACCTAAAAATTGGGGGCTTCGATTGAGATCTGTGATAAACCATTCTTGCTAAAGTTATCATTTTTTGCTGAAGTTAAGGTTAGGATTTTAGTTGTTTTCGATTTCACAACTGTTAGAGGAAACCTAAAAATTAGGGCTTCGATTGAGATCTATGATAAACCATTCTTGCTAAAGTTATCGTTTTTCTTTGTTATATTTTGTTTGAGTTACGGTTCGAATTTCTCAACTAACGATGCCTTGTGATTTCAACATAATAGTCCATTGttgctgggttttttttttaaaggaagaGTACCTGAACATAATAATCATGGCTAGGCTTGCTTGCTGGAGTGAGATTGTGATACTTGGAAAACATATAATTATAATAACAGTTCTAATCATATAATTATATGGAAAACATTACTACGATGGTTTCATACATCTGTCCTCAAACTGTAAGAGATCTCATGTATGCTATACCCTTGGCATGGGCCAAAACTAACATTGGACAGTGGAGTATACATGGTTAATTGGAATGCACTTGGGCTATCTTATTTTCTACATATGGTTAATTGTTCGATAGTTGTGTTTTAAGTAGGGAAACTAAGTTGACTAAGTTGAACCATGGAGAGCTGGGAAACCATAATCTCTATCAGCTTATATCTATTAGCAAAACTGCAAAAACTCTATCAGTTTGTATCTACTTTattaaatttgcaaaaaaatgaCTGTATGGTGCTATGATTTATTCCATGCATTTGTAACTGagatgtcattttttttttggttatgcaGGAACCTAATGGATGTGATTTCTTCTATTGGATTGACAACAAAGAAACATGGTGATGAAAGAAATTACAAGACAAAATCAAGTCTTGACCAAGGAGGTGGAAGAAATTACAAGAGATAATCATGTCTTGATGTTACTGTTCTGAACATGAGGAACATGAAATACCTGCCTTAGTTGATTAGGTTATGAATGTAATGCAACTTATTTGAACAATTTCTTGGAACTGTAAGGAAATTTGTTGCTGCTTGACTTTGGTGTTGGCAATTTTTTAGCTGAACTTAGGGGTATGATAAGAAGTTTTCTCAAATTAGTAGACAGTTTGGATGTTTTCGGTGAAAAAGATTGAGACAGAGAGAACCCAAAAAAACACGTTCAGTACTAGAATAAACTTGAATATTGGAGGAAACAGAGAGAACCCATTTGCTTTATACGAAAtgccccatttttttaattatgataTTGTGTACCTTTTTCAGGCTCTAAAAATGGTTTTATAAGGTGTGGTAAGCTGGTATTCAAAGGGTTCAGTTGGGATGGGGAAGTTATCAAGACTGAATTGTCCTAGTGGAATTAGCTGCCTTGATGCTATTTCTGTAGCTGCTTGTTTGCCGGTGCTGGTTTTGGTTCTACAACTGGGTGCTACAGCCGTAGAGGTTTATGGTGATGGTTATAAGACTCATAATTGATGTCTCGTTTCTTTAGTTTTTGTTGTAGAATGTTGCTGAGAGCTTGTTGTAACAATGCTACACTAGTTCAGATTTATTGAGAATTTGAACTTAATTTGACATTTGCTTGTGTGCAGCTAGCCACCAATTGGATATATGTGAAGCAGAAATTTTACTTATTTCCATTTGATGTGCGGGCTCATGCTAGAATTGATTTGTCTGTGTCGTGTTCTATTCCATTTCTTGAACTAATAAGGTAACAAAGCTTTGAACAAACCACAAGAAATGAATTCTAGCATCCTTTTGCCACATTTCACTGAAGCTTGAAGTCCATGTAAACTAGGAAATGGAATATGGAATAGAGTAATACAACAGGTTACTAAGTAATTGGTTTAAGGGTACGTAATCTGAGTATTAATCCTAAAAATTCCAACAGAAATTGTCCACTTTGTTTATAACACATTCATTACATAATTTACCTATTACAAAACACATTCCCATAACACAACTAAACACCCTCCATCAATGGAATACACTTATTACACTACACACTCAGCTCTCCACTTGGCTCGGCAAGCTCAGAGGAGGTGTTAGATCATCGATCCAATCAGCATATATCCAATCAACATAAATACGATTGATCTTCTTGGTTCCTTTCCACTTTGAGAAGCACTTCTTACCCTCTCCATCTTCCATTGTAGGAGCAGCGATCACGGCCTCGATGGGAGGTATATTAGCTCCTTGAACAGAAAGAGGTTTCGTTGGAAAAATCAAAGCACTCACTACTTCAGCTTCAATGCGGGCACTAGGTACCTGCAACTCTGGTGAAACAAACAGCCAAAATCAAGCAATTAGAAATTCACCTTTCAG
This DNA window, taken from Rhododendron vialii isolate Sample 1 chromosome 8a, ASM3025357v1, encodes the following:
- the LOC131335963 gene encoding proteinaceous RNase P 1, chloroplastic/mitochondrial-like, producing MLLRAGCVSFFAKTPILFVHSTTRFRPSLFHHCYHLLNPINARTSCFNKRFSMNKPTHLLITATAALIREPFSSKSSKKARYDSPEGKLRGKLDTCSKNGDLAEALRLYDVARANGIPLSQHHYNVLLYLCSSYNGNDNVSEKLDKDLVKLGLERGFEIFKQMGIHKVAPNEATFTSLARLALAKEDPEMAFDLVKKMKGCGMMPKLRSYEPALFGFCSKGMGDKAYEVDAHMRECGVLAEESELLALLKVSVEAKRDDRVYELMHRLRAAVRQVAEETARVVEDWFTSERAVKVGGVSWDVKKVRDGVVKGGGGWHGQGWLGSGNWRVTRTHMDEKGVCQSCGEKLVCIDIDPKEAENFATSLTSLACQREVKGDFLRFQEWLQQHGPFDAVVDGANVGLVNQHDFNFFQLISIVRQLQRMSPSKRLPLVVLHKSRVTGGPAQYDKNKKLLESWNKSGALYATPRGSNDDWYWLFAAVSCNCLLVTNDEMRDHLFQLLVTNFFPRWKEKHQVRLATSNGRPELRMPPPYSIVIQESEQGSWHVPIVIGDDLETPRQWICATRARDASSRCL
- the LOC131298520 gene encoding uncharacterized protein LOC131298520, which codes for MDRVKTIRGSGYHRMGYSPFLNRTRRRERENNEEEEEEDGRDDGRYLSLATKKKKKDATTEALSLSHLEFLSSLSPRNPNPRFLYFQQKHERPLEIDEKEDRSDDRNLMDVISSIGLTTKKHGDERNYKTKSSLDQGGGRNYKR